A window of Fluoribacter dumoffii NY 23 contains these coding sequences:
- a CDS encoding conjugal transfer protein TrbD has product MSLRSIPIRRCGNRPSLFMGGDRELVMFSGLLSAILIFAAQDWLAALFGFALWFLSLKGLRLMAKADPKMRAVYLRQRGYQAYYPARSTPFRNNKGGYL; this is encoded by the coding sequence ATGAGTCTTCGTAGCATTCCTATACGCAGATGTGGTAACCGCCCAAGTCTTTTTATGGGTGGTGACCGCGAGCTGGTTATGTTTTCTGGATTACTTTCAGCAATCTTAATATTCGCAGCACAAGATTGGCTTGCCGCACTTTTTGGCTTTGCCCTTTGGTTTTTATCTTTAAAAGGTTTAAGGCTTATGGCAAAAGCCGATCCTAAAATGCGCGCCGTTTATCTGAGACAAAGAGGCTATCAGGCCTATTACCCAGCACGTTCAACCCCTTTTCGTAATAATAAAGGGGGTTATTTATGA
- a CDS encoding F-box protein, with product MSFTKLPVELQALILSNLDSSDLQKTAQVSKITRHQSKELLSTLHAGHQEVKTLPDTSHYYAVGGKVLVSQPTNIWDKGFPYQKERKSIPENEIKNAIPKQGTMKLFRTQKEAQEYARCTLEQSHATIDRMAAVFQVQLKETTVSPIVKEEITPALHRIYRMGPSKKPIEYVQADVKNLEFVSGQVSDYPAISLQNKNEACYLM from the coding sequence ATGTCTTTTACAAAGTTACCGGTGGAGCTACAAGCTTTAATCCTATCGAATCTTGATTCTTCAGATTTACAAAAAACGGCTCAGGTTTCAAAAATAACAAGACACCAAAGTAAAGAGTTATTAAGTACGCTTCATGCAGGTCATCAAGAAGTTAAAACATTACCGGATACATCTCATTACTACGCAGTGGGTGGGAAAGTACTGGTGTCTCAACCAACAAACATCTGGGATAAAGGGTTTCCTTATCAAAAAGAGCGGAAGTCGATTCCTGAGAATGAAATAAAAAATGCTATACCCAAACAAGGCACAATGAAATTGTTCCGCACACAAAAAGAAGCACAAGAGTATGCAAGATGCACCTTAGAACAAAGTCACGCTACTATTGACCGTATGGCGGCTGTTTTTCAAGTGCAATTAAAAGAAACAACAGTAAGCCCTATTGTCAAAGAAGAAATCACGCCAGCTTTACATCGTATCTATCGAATGGGGCCTAGCAAAAAACCAATTGAATATGTACAGGCAGACGTTAAAAATCTTGAGTTCGTTTCAGGTCAAGTTTCTGACTATCCTGCTATATCATTACAAAATAAGAACGAAGCATGTTACCTCATGTAA
- a CDS encoding helix-turn-helix domain-containing protein, translating into MNIKEKIGQRIMNERKAKGLTRKALAELTSELKISRINNYERGDRTPGPTEIKLLADALEVSASYLMCLTDNREGKMTKSLGMGALIPVLDYKQAIDSATFIQKIKEDVDTKVEFIPVSTAVSDSIGKNAFALLIKDESMIPEFRINDVLIVDPDTSSKPGDFVVALIEGEQEVIVRKYKQLSASKDTQQFELIALNEDWADIRVGSREMQAQIIGCAVSLIRRLKG; encoded by the coding sequence ATGAACATCAAAGAGAAAATTGGTCAAAGAATCATGAATGAACGAAAGGCCAAAGGATTGACGAGAAAGGCATTGGCTGAGTTGACCAGTGAGTTGAAAATTTCACGCATTAATAATTATGAAAGAGGGGACCGTACCCCTGGCCCAACAGAAATTAAATTACTAGCTGATGCTCTGGAAGTTTCAGCTTCTTATTTGATGTGCTTAACTGATAACCGTGAAGGGAAGATGACAAAATCCCTTGGCATGGGTGCATTGATTCCTGTCTTGGATTACAAACAAGCAATTGATTCAGCTACTTTCATCCAGAAAATCAAAGAGGATGTTGATACCAAAGTTGAGTTTATTCCTGTCAGTACAGCTGTCAGTGATAGCATTGGAAAAAATGCTTTTGCCCTGCTGATAAAAGATGAAAGCATGATACCGGAGTTTCGAATTAATGATGTCCTCATTGTAGATCCTGATACAAGCTCTAAGCCCGGCGATTTTGTAGTGGCCTTGATTGAGGGAGAGCAGGAAGTAATTGTTCGCAAGTATAAGCAATTATCGGCCTCAAAAGATACTCAGCAGTTTGAGCTAATTGCACTTAACGAGGATTGGGCTGACATTCGTGTAGGTTCTAGGGAAATGCAAGCCCAGATTATTGGATGCGCGGTTAGTTTGATCCGGAGATTAAAAGGCTAA
- a CDS encoding TrbC/VirB2 family protein, protein MNQAVNINYRNLWMMGAIVLLLLLITHPACASSAGGGLPFDSYLTKIQKSITGPFAFTAAIIGLVGAGATLIFGGEMNGFLRTLLFIVLVLSFLVAAQNTMTAITGKGAEIAKPSVSKIAMETQP, encoded by the coding sequence ATGAACCAAGCAGTCAATATTAATTATCGAAATCTATGGATGATGGGAGCGATTGTTTTATTGCTTCTGTTAATAACACATCCTGCATGTGCATCAAGTGCAGGTGGAGGATTACCTTTTGATTCCTATCTAACCAAAATACAAAAATCCATTACAGGACCATTTGCCTTTACTGCTGCAATTATTGGTTTGGTTGGTGCAGGAGCCACGCTGATTTTTGGTGGTGAGATGAATGGTTTTTTGCGAACCCTTCTCTTTATTGTACTTGTGCTTTCATTCTTGGTTGCAGCACAAAATACCATGACAGCAATTACAGGCAAAGGAGCCGAAATTGCTAAACCTTCAGTCTCAAAAATAGCTATGGAGACACAGCCATGA
- a CDS encoding peptide MFS transporter, translated as MLLSEKMPKGIMPLYLIQAFSTFSYAILYSSLSLFLTKQLGLSNTLSNSIVGLFLAFNYVLHLLGGVVGGRFLSNRSLFLITTAIQTIGILLLALSVDSLLYLGLSLFLVGCGLNTTAYNSILTQRFAPDDNRRDKAFFFSYSAMNVGFCAGYIISGFFDYSNQYQTLLYASIIPNVITLLLMWGYWSTLSDRDTPLLKVKSTASLNYKKTIGWGIILSLIPFTLLCFYKAQFSNGVVVGLSVIMFFVILYLGYQQKSTLDKQKIMTFLILTVTSILFWMIYFTGPMGVTLFIKNNVDKHLFHYEMATQWILNINAIVIIIGAPLLSIVLTRLQAKGYNVSVTKQFIWAFLILAGSFFFLSGGILSANKHGYISVYWVMLHFTTQAIAELLIGPVGYAMIGRISPPQLQGVLMGTWMMVSGVSASLSHYFSNAMGESTNPLLSNGDYQHVFNQLGMWALLGAVFLYLIAKRIKPVIEQKTDSVLSEAITTA; from the coding sequence ATGTTGTTATCAGAAAAAATGCCAAAAGGAATCATGCCCCTGTATTTAATACAAGCTTTTTCAACCTTTTCCTATGCAATTCTATATTCCTCATTATCTCTGTTTCTCACTAAACAATTAGGATTGTCTAATACCCTTTCAAACAGCATTGTTGGGTTATTTCTAGCATTTAACTATGTTCTGCATTTACTCGGCGGAGTAGTTGGCGGACGATTTTTAAGTAACCGATCCTTGTTTTTGATTACCACAGCCATACAAACGATTGGTATTTTACTTTTGGCACTTTCAGTTGATTCGCTGCTTTACCTTGGGCTCAGTTTATTTCTGGTTGGTTGTGGTTTAAATACTACCGCGTACAACAGCATACTGACGCAACGCTTTGCACCAGATGATAACCGCAGAGATAAAGCCTTTTTCTTCAGCTACTCCGCCATGAACGTGGGCTTTTGCGCTGGCTACATCATCAGCGGGTTTTTTGATTACTCCAATCAATATCAAACTCTGCTCTATGCCAGCATAATTCCAAATGTAATCACGCTGTTGCTTATGTGGGGTTACTGGTCGACCTTGAGTGATCGTGATACCCCGTTACTCAAAGTTAAAAGCACAGCTTCGCTGAATTACAAAAAAACTATTGGATGGGGAATTATTTTATCCCTTATCCCATTCACCTTACTTTGTTTTTATAAAGCCCAGTTCAGTAACGGAGTTGTAGTGGGCCTCAGCGTTATTATGTTTTTCGTCATTTTATACCTTGGCTACCAACAAAAATCGACTTTGGATAAGCAAAAGATAATGACTTTTCTAATCCTGACGGTAACATCAATCTTATTCTGGATGATCTACTTCACAGGCCCAATGGGCGTAACCCTATTTATTAAAAACAATGTCGATAAACACCTGTTCCATTATGAAATGGCAACCCAATGGATTTTGAATATCAACGCCATCGTCATCATTATCGGCGCCCCGTTATTATCAATAGTGCTAACACGACTACAGGCAAAAGGATACAATGTATCAGTAACCAAACAATTCATCTGGGCCTTTTTAATACTTGCAGGTTCCTTCTTCTTTTTATCCGGTGGTATCCTCTCTGCCAATAAGCATGGATATATTAGTGTTTATTGGGTAATGCTCCATTTTACCACTCAAGCAATTGCGGAGTTGCTGATAGGACCGGTAGGCTATGCTATGATCGGCAGAATTTCCCCACCACAATTACAAGGTGTGCTCATGGGTACTTGGATGATGGTATCAGGCGTATCAGCATCGTTATCACATTACTTTTCCAATGCCATGGGTGAGTCCACAAATCCATTGCTATCCAATGGCGATTACCAGCATGTGTTTAACCAGCTGGGTATGTGGGCACTATTGGGAGCCGTTTTCCTTTACTTGATCGCCAAAAGAATTAAACCTGTTATTGAGCAAAAAACAGATTCAGTATTATCAGAGGCTATAACAACCGCATAA
- the trbB gene encoding P-type conjugative transfer ATPase TrbB: protein MKAQEEQGVTVKDRAREKLRRDLGGVIEQALSDPKTVEIMLNADGKLWQERLGETMRCIGSITDARAESIIKTVAGFHGKEVTRFNPILEGELPLDGSRFAGQLPPVVSKPTFAIRKKAISVFTLNDYVKSEIMTEAQCAVIKKAVIAHRNILVIGGTGSGKTTLVNAIINEMVCSSPAERVFIIEDTGEIQCAAENCVQYHTTLDVNMTQLLKTTLRMRPDRILVGEVRGSEALDLLDAWNTGHEGGAATLHANNCLAGLHRLKSLITRNPSAPSEIEPLIGETVHCVVHIARTPQGRRVEEIISVKGYENGHYNIEQLI from the coding sequence ATGAAGGCACAAGAAGAACAAGGAGTAACGGTTAAAGACCGCGCCCGTGAAAAGCTAAGACGTGATTTAGGCGGCGTGATTGAACAAGCGCTAAGTGATCCTAAAACCGTTGAAATCATGCTCAATGCGGATGGCAAGCTTTGGCAGGAACGGCTTGGTGAAACCATGCGTTGTATAGGTAGTATCACTGACGCCCGTGCCGAATCCATCATTAAAACTGTTGCGGGCTTTCATGGTAAGGAAGTAACCCGTTTTAATCCGATACTGGAAGGTGAGCTGCCACTGGATGGATCACGTTTTGCAGGGCAGCTGCCACCAGTGGTCTCAAAACCAACCTTTGCGATTCGTAAAAAGGCCATTTCGGTTTTTACACTGAATGACTATGTAAAATCGGAAATTATGACAGAAGCACAATGTGCTGTGATTAAAAAAGCCGTTATTGCACATCGAAACATTCTAGTCATTGGCGGCACAGGTTCTGGTAAAACTACTTTGGTGAACGCCATTATCAATGAAATGGTTTGTAGTTCACCAGCTGAACGTGTCTTCATCATTGAAGATACGGGTGAAATTCAATGCGCCGCTGAGAACTGCGTTCAATATCACACTACTCTTGATGTCAATATGACCCAGCTTTTGAAAACCACGCTTAGGATGCGACCAGACCGAATCCTTGTTGGTGAAGTTCGGGGTAGTGAAGCGCTGGATTTACTCGATGCCTGGAATACAGGTCATGAGGGTGGTGCTGCTACTTTGCATGCCAATAACTGTCTTGCTGGACTTCATCGTTTGAAATCACTAATTACCCGTAACCCCTCCGCCCCTTCTGAAATTGAACCTTTAATTGGTGAGACGGTTCATTGCGTGGTGCATATCGCAAGAACCCCGCAAGGACGCAGAGTTGAAGAAATCATATCGGTTAAAGGATATGAAAACGGTCATTACAACATAGAACAACTTATTTAA
- a CDS encoding conjugal transfer protein TrbH yields MKKLSFLLLAVLLSSCASMRYGNFTQMPQGKDAYLAADAATQLTRVYPPAQNTFCIGQRVTDGFGLSLIQNLRKKGYGINENQCPKNKANFFYVLDELKPQSYRVSLFVGMQTLSRLYAKSHENIIPVSAWTHKE; encoded by the coding sequence ATGAAAAAATTAAGTTTTTTGTTGCTTGCTGTCTTGTTATCAAGCTGTGCCAGCATGCGTTATGGCAATTTCACTCAAATGCCTCAAGGCAAAGATGCTTATTTGGCGGCAGATGCAGCCACTCAATTAACGCGAGTATATCCACCTGCTCAAAATACATTTTGTATTGGCCAAAGAGTAACAGATGGCTTTGGCTTAAGTCTTATTCAAAACTTGAGAAAAAAGGGTTATGGCATCAATGAAAATCAATGCCCTAAGAATAAAGCTAATTTTTTCTATGTGCTTGATGAGCTTAAACCTCAAAGTTATCGAGTAAGCCTTTTTGTAGGAATGCAAACATTGAGCCGTCTGTATGCAAAAAGCCATGAAAATATCATCCCTGTCAGCGCATGGACTCATAAGGAATAA
- a CDS encoding GNAT family N-acetyltransferase produces the protein MRILETERLFLRTFQEKDVESLIAINQDQKVMQFFPAVPTREETIAFIDKIISHQEEKNFSLYAAEIKKTGEMIGFGSTPNKGAL, from the coding sequence ATGAGAATATTAGAAACAGAACGATTATTTCTGCGCACTTTTCAAGAAAAGGATGTTGAATCATTAATTGCTATTAACCAGGACCAAAAAGTGATGCAGTTTTTCCCGGCTGTACCCACTCGGGAGGAAACCATTGCTTTCATAGATAAAATTATTTCTCATCAGGAAGAAAAGAACTTCTCTCTTTATGCTGCTGAAATTAAAAAGACTGGCGAGATGATAGGTTTTGGCTCTACACCAAATAAGGGGGCACTTTAA
- a CDS encoding conjugal transfer protein TrbF — MKKSVTNNPYLSARRAWNVHTAGLMKSLQVWQLVGLSSLLIALAAVGGLIAIGSQSKFIPLVFQQDANGNTLSVTRADRVGEASIDDYRAAAAHFIENIRMVSLDVELQKKAVFQVYSYLNANDAALAKVQEFYSDKQQSNPFERAAFEIVSIDIRSVLQESDETWQVDWIETVRNRDGTLKEKPRMMKAMITMYQENEVNDVTSESILKNPHLIYVRDFNWSYELKHGEQQ; from the coding sequence ATGAAAAAAAGTGTAACGAATAACCCCTACCTCAGCGCCAGACGAGCATGGAATGTTCATACCGCAGGACTTATGAAATCCCTACAAGTTTGGCAGTTGGTTGGCTTAAGTAGTCTCTTAATCGCATTGGCAGCAGTTGGTGGACTCATCGCAATAGGTAGTCAATCTAAGTTTATCCCTTTGGTGTTTCAACAAGATGCCAATGGCAACACCTTATCAGTTACTCGTGCTGATAGAGTTGGTGAGGCAAGCATTGATGATTATCGTGCTGCAGCTGCCCATTTTATTGAAAACATACGCATGGTAAGCCTTGATGTAGAACTACAAAAGAAAGCTGTATTTCAAGTGTATTCCTATTTAAATGCCAATGATGCAGCCCTTGCCAAGGTTCAAGAATTCTACAGCGACAAACAGCAATCTAATCCTTTTGAAAGAGCTGCCTTTGAGATTGTGAGCATTGACATACGTTCAGTGCTTCAAGAATCAGATGAAACCTGGCAAGTTGATTGGATTGAAACAGTGAGAAATCGTGATGGCACGCTTAAGGAAAAGCCTCGCATGATGAAGGCGATGATTACGATGTATCAGGAGAATGAAGTCAATGATGTTACCAGTGAGTCAATTTTAAAAAATCCCCACCTGATTTATGTGCGTGATTTTAACTGGTCCTACGAATTAAAGCATGGAGAACAGCAATGA
- a CDS encoding conjugal transfer protein TrbE (type IV secretion system ATPase VirB4 family), whose translation MIEFITFLISITGLLLLGILFSTARMKSRKHHVKKHRSHTAGLVDLLNYAAVVDDGVIIGKNGSFMAAWLYQGEDIANTTDEAREMMAFRINQAMTSMGNGWMIHVDAIRRAAPGYSECSASYFPDPVSKAVDEERRQYFESIGALYEGYFVITLTWYPPVLAQKRFVELMFDDSGEKLNHKEKTHQLIETFKQSCRNFESRMSAAIHLERLGSEILSNENHKVTQDNFLRHIQYCVTGINHPVNLPKNPIYLDALIGGQELIPGITPKIGRKFIQCVAIEGFPMESYPGILTLLTQLPVEYRWNSRFIFMDPHEAVAHFTKFRKKWKQKVRGFFDQMFNTNSGIVDEDALSMVNDAQAAIAETNSGMVGQGYYTSVVVLMDEDRANVEKAALFIEKNINALGFSARTETINTMDAYMGSLPGHGVENIRRPLMNTMNLADLLPTSSIWTGEHKAPCPLFPAHSPPLLHCVTSGNAPFRLNLHVRDLGHGIMFGPTRSGKSTHLGLLALSWRRYKDARIYSFDKGMSMYPTCKATGGEHFTIADKDSRLAFAPLQFLETKADRAWAMEWIDTILALNGLNTTPAQRNEIGHAILSMHQSGSKTLSEFVMTIQDEPIRETLKQYTIDGLMGHLLDAESDGLGLSSFMTFEIEHLMGLGEKFALPVLLYLFRRIETSLDGRPTLILLDEAWLMLAHPVFKSKIAEWLDSMAKKNCVVFMATQHLSHAANSGILDIIVESTATKIFLPNLYARDPETRLIYERMGLNPRQIDIIAAALPKRDYYYVSEKGQRLYQLALGPLALAFVGATDPDSIARMKQLELKYEDEWVSQWLSEKGIPLAQYGEAA comes from the coding sequence ATGATTGAGTTCATTACCTTTTTAATCAGTATTACTGGGCTGTTGCTATTAGGTATTTTGTTTAGCACTGCTAGAATGAAAAGTCGTAAACACCATGTCAAAAAACATCGAAGTCATACAGCAGGATTAGTTGATTTACTAAATTATGCTGCGGTAGTCGATGATGGCGTAATTATCGGTAAAAATGGATCGTTTATGGCAGCCTGGCTTTATCAAGGTGAAGATATTGCTAACACTACCGATGAAGCCCGTGAAATGATGGCTTTTAGAATCAATCAGGCAATGACCTCCATGGGTAATGGCTGGATGATTCATGTAGATGCCATAAGACGTGCTGCTCCTGGTTACAGTGAGTGCAGTGCTTCATACTTTCCCGATCCTGTGTCGAAGGCTGTTGACGAAGAAAGAAGGCAATACTTTGAAAGTATAGGTGCTTTGTATGAAGGCTATTTTGTTATCACACTAACCTGGTATCCACCTGTATTGGCCCAAAAGCGTTTTGTTGAATTGATGTTTGATGATTCAGGGGAGAAATTAAACCACAAAGAAAAAACCCATCAATTGATTGAAACCTTCAAGCAATCGTGCAGAAACTTTGAGTCACGTATGAGCGCAGCAATTCACCTGGAAAGGTTAGGCTCAGAAATACTCAGCAATGAAAACCATAAAGTCACTCAGGATAACTTTTTAAGACACATTCAATATTGTGTCACGGGAATTAACCATCCTGTTAATCTGCCTAAAAATCCAATTTATCTGGATGCACTCATAGGCGGTCAGGAATTAATCCCAGGTATAACACCCAAAATTGGCCGAAAGTTCATTCAGTGTGTTGCTATTGAAGGATTCCCTATGGAGTCTTACCCGGGTATTTTAACACTGTTGACTCAATTACCTGTGGAATATCGCTGGAACTCTCGCTTCATATTCATGGATCCTCATGAAGCTGTAGCCCATTTCACTAAATTCCGTAAAAAATGGAAACAAAAGGTCAGAGGCTTTTTTGACCAAATGTTTAATACTAACTCCGGTATCGTTGATGAAGATGCACTCAGCATGGTTAATGACGCGCAAGCAGCTATTGCCGAAACCAATTCAGGAATGGTGGGTCAAGGCTACTATACATCCGTCGTTGTATTAATGGATGAGGATAGAGCAAACGTTGAGAAAGCCGCACTATTTATCGAAAAGAATATCAATGCGCTAGGCTTTAGCGCACGAACAGAAACCATTAATACCATGGATGCCTATATGGGCAGCCTACCAGGCCATGGTGTTGAAAACATCAGACGGCCTCTAATGAATACCATGAATCTGGCGGACTTGTTGCCAACATCCAGCATTTGGACTGGTGAACATAAAGCGCCCTGCCCACTGTTTCCGGCTCATTCACCGCCTTTGCTGCACTGTGTCACCAGCGGTAATGCCCCATTTCGTCTGAATCTTCATGTCAGAGACTTAGGTCATGGCATTATGTTTGGTCCCACACGCTCTGGTAAATCAACCCATCTTGGTTTATTGGCATTATCCTGGCGTCGATATAAAGATGCGCGTATTTATTCTTTTGATAAAGGCATGTCTATGTATCCGACCTGTAAGGCAACAGGTGGGGAGCATTTCACCATTGCAGACAAAGACTCTCGCCTTGCCTTTGCACCCTTGCAGTTTTTAGAGACGAAAGCAGATAGAGCCTGGGCTATGGAGTGGATTGATACGATTCTAGCTTTGAATGGTTTGAATACCACACCAGCTCAGCGCAATGAAATCGGCCATGCCATTCTAAGCATGCACCAAAGTGGCTCTAAAACCTTATCTGAATTTGTCATGACGATTCAGGATGAACCCATTAGAGAAACGTTAAAGCAGTACACCATAGATGGGTTAATGGGGCATTTATTGGATGCAGAAAGTGATGGGCTTGGCTTGTCTTCCTTTATGACCTTCGAAATCGAGCATTTAATGGGATTAGGTGAAAAATTTGCATTGCCTGTATTGCTTTATCTCTTTAGGCGTATTGAAACTTCATTAGATGGCCGCCCCACCCTCATCTTGCTTGATGAAGCCTGGTTGATGTTGGCGCATCCTGTATTTAAAAGCAAAATTGCTGAATGGCTTGATTCCATGGCTAAGAAAAACTGTGTGGTGTTTATGGCAACCCAACATTTATCACATGCTGCCAACTCTGGAATCTTAGATATTATTGTTGAATCAACTGCCACCAAAATCTTTTTACCAAATTTGTATGCAAGAGATCCTGAAACCCGCCTCATTTATGAGCGCATGGGCTTAAATCCACGCCAGATTGACATCATAGCAGCGGCCCTTCCCAAACGTGATTACTACTATGTCAGTGAAAAAGGCCAGAGGCTTTATCAATTGGCGTTAGGACCTTTGGCCTTGGCGTTTGTAGGTGCAACAGATCCCGATTCGATTGCGCGTATGAAGCAATTGGAATTGAAGTATGAAGATGAGTGGGTCTCTCAATGGCTTTCAGAAAAAGGTATTCCTTTGGCTCAGTACGGAGAAGCAGCATGA
- a CDS encoding Vir protein: MFTRFAVFYGHLWRSQFKSDGFLDFAKKEWLEGLSQFSDEILNQVIIDCREHCEMPPTLPQMIGFCRDIKKRNAFYVASEKHQPTSKEVVEEHIRQCKAYLFK, translated from the coding sequence CTGTTTACTCGCTTTGCTGTCTTTTACGGACATTTGTGGCGTAGCCAGTTTAAGAGCGATGGGTTTTTGGATTTTGCCAAGAAGGAGTGGCTGGAGGGCTTAAGTCAATTCAGTGATGAAATTTTGAATCAGGTCATTATTGATTGCCGCGAGCATTGCGAAATGCCTCCTACCCTGCCGCAAATGATTGGTTTTTGTCGTGATATCAAAAAGCGAAATGCTTTTTATGTCGCATCCGAAAAACATCAACCAACCAGTAAAGAAGTGGTTGAAGAGCATATCAGGCAATGTAAAGCCTATTTATTTAAATAA
- the csrA gene encoding carbon storage regulator CsrA: MLVLTRKVGESVVISEEVYCTVVGYRDGEVRLAFDAPQSIPVHRDEIQRRIYRERQKDQWFNDSLPNKESIVDRLISKFKHGLKSA; this comes from the coding sequence ATGTTGGTTTTAACAAGAAAAGTTGGGGAATCTGTTGTTATCAGTGAGGAGGTTTACTGCACTGTAGTGGGTTATCGTGATGGTGAAGTTCGCCTTGCTTTTGATGCCCCTCAATCAATTCCAGTTCACCGTGATGAAATTCAAAGACGCATTTATCGGGAACGCCAAAAAGATCAATGGTTCAATGACTCTCTTCCGAATAAGGAAAGCATTGTTGACCGTTTAATTAGCAAATTCAAGCACGGATTGAAGTCTGCTTAA
- the trbG gene encoding P-type conjugative transfer protein TrbG: MKRIMQLFCLLTPLTSFALDNTILAEHYFSDTVPKLSSQEKQGLDIAERTQKGEKTSKPFASADGSVSFIYGSGQIRVVCAPLQVCDIALQPGEQFNDMNVGDPRFVVEPSVTGSGAMQQIHLLIKPKDVGLDSSLVVTTDRRTYHFRLKSDRTEFMPYISFTYPDEAKAKWQLLQHIQAERRKVDTLPETNEYLGSLNFNYRIQGNTRFKPVRVYNNGVKTIIEMPRTMAQSEAPALLVLRARGLFKKSESVMVNYRLQGCRYIVDGVFDKAILVIGSGSSQEKITITRC, encoded by the coding sequence ATGAAAAGAATAATGCAGCTATTTTGTTTATTAACACCGCTCACAAGTTTTGCATTGGATAACACTATTCTGGCCGAGCATTATTTTTCGGATACTGTACCCAAGCTATCGAGTCAGGAAAAACAAGGTTTAGATATTGCAGAGCGTACACAAAAAGGAGAAAAAACAAGTAAACCTTTCGCTTCGGCTGATGGTTCAGTCAGTTTTATTTATGGATCAGGGCAAATCAGGGTAGTTTGTGCGCCTTTACAAGTGTGTGATATTGCCCTTCAACCAGGTGAGCAGTTTAACGACATGAACGTCGGTGACCCACGTTTTGTTGTTGAACCATCTGTCACAGGATCTGGGGCTATGCAACAAATCCATCTGCTAATAAAACCTAAAGATGTAGGGCTTGATTCTTCTTTGGTAGTCACCACAGACAGAAGAACATATCACTTTAGATTAAAGTCAGATAGAACCGAATTTATGCCTTACATTTCGTTTACTTATCCTGATGAAGCCAAAGCAAAATGGCAGTTACTACAACACATTCAGGCTGAAAGAAGAAAAGTAGATACCTTACCAGAAACCAATGAATATCTTGGCTCCCTTAACTTCAATTATCGAATTCAAGGCAATACCCGGTTTAAGCCAGTTAGAGTTTATAACAATGGTGTCAAAACGATTATTGAGATGCCAAGAACCATGGCTCAAAGTGAAGCGCCCGCTCTGCTAGTTTTAAGAGCTCGAGGACTATTTAAAAAATCTGAGTCCGTCATGGTCAATTATCGCCTTCAGGGTTGCCGTTACATCGTGGATGGGGTTTTTGATAAAGCCATATTGGTTATCGGTAGCGGCTCCTCTCAAGAAAAAATTACTATTACAAGGTGCTGA
- a CDS encoding DUF423 domain-containing protein has translation MSESDIICQMKGCIFVIIGWQMLRSTSQSRRFKWFMLIGIFYAMTATILGAFAAHALRTQFSDYQMHIFQTGIFYQFIHSLALLFVGLILWQSNTRILQVSGWLFIAGILLFSGSLYLLSLMQIKAIGVVTPFGGVCFIFGWLLLAVGIYKNVS, from the coding sequence ATGTCTGAATCCGATATTATCTGTCAGATGAAAGGGTGCATTTTTGTAATAATAGGATGGCAAATGCTTCGTTCTACTTCTCAATCAAGAAGGTTTAAATGGTTTATGCTAATAGGTATATTTTACGCAATGACAGCCACAATTTTAGGTGCTTTTGCAGCTCATGCTTTGCGGACACAATTTAGCGACTACCAAATGCATATTTTCCAAACGGGTATTTTTTATCAATTTATCCATAGTCTGGCTTTATTATTCGTTGGGTTGATTCTTTGGCAATCTAATACAAGAATTCTGCAAGTATCAGGATGGTTATTTATTGCGGGCATCCTGCTTTTTTCAGGTAGTCTCTACCTATTGAGCTTGATGCAAATTAAAGCAATCGGAGTCGTAACTCCATTTGGTGGAGTTTGCTTTATCTTTGGCTGGCTATTACTTGCTGTTGGAATATACAAGAACGTATCATAG